In a single window of the Streptomyces sp. 846.5 genome:
- a CDS encoding SDR family oxidoreductase encodes MRVFITGASGGIGSAVVPELVAAGHEVLALARSDASARAVTTAGATALRGDLNDPESLRAGAAETDGVIHLAFGNDFSDFARCVAEETLAVETFGSALKGTGKPLVIASGTPAVPGRPSTEADPAPTEGPTGGRGRNAQAVLDLAGQDVRSGVVRLPRSVHDRGGPYGFASVLIGAARRTRVSGYVGDGAQRWPAVHRLDAARLVRLVLEEGAPGTVVHAVADEGDSMRAIAEVIGRRLGLPTEAVPTESFGFLGNVFALDQRASSAITRETFDWQPTHPSLLDDLEAGGYPG; translated from the coding sequence ATGCGTGTCTTCATCACCGGTGCCAGCGGCGGAATCGGCTCCGCGGTCGTCCCCGAGCTCGTAGCCGCCGGCCACGAGGTTCTCGCCCTGGCTCGCTCCGATGCCTCGGCGCGGGCCGTCACCACCGCGGGAGCCACCGCGCTGCGCGGTGACCTCAACGATCCCGAGAGCCTGCGTGCCGGCGCCGCCGAGACGGACGGGGTGATCCACCTCGCCTTCGGCAACGACTTCAGCGACTTCGCGAGGTGCGTCGCCGAGGAGACCCTCGCGGTCGAGACCTTCGGCTCCGCCCTCAAGGGGACCGGGAAGCCGCTGGTCATCGCGTCCGGCACCCCCGCCGTTCCCGGTCGCCCCTCGACCGAAGCAGACCCGGCGCCGACCGAGGGTCCCACGGGCGGTCGCGGACGCAACGCCCAAGCGGTCCTCGATCTGGCCGGTCAGGACGTCCGCTCCGGGGTCGTCCGTCTCCCGCGGTCGGTCCACGACCGGGGCGGGCCGTACGGGTTCGCGTCGGTTCTCATCGGGGCCGCCCGCCGCACCAGGGTCTCCGGCTATGTCGGCGACGGCGCCCAGCGCTGGCCGGCGGTGCACCGTCTGGACGCGGCCCGGCTCGTCCGCCTGGTCCTGGAGGAGGGCGCTCCCGGCACCGTGGTGCACGCGGTCGCCGACGAAGGCGACAGCATGCGCGCCATCGCCGAGGTCATCGGCCGTCGGCTCGGCCTGCCCACCGAGGCCGTGCCGACGGAATCCTTCGGATTCCTCGGCAACGTCTTCGCCCTGGACCAGCGGGCCTCCAGCGCGATCACCCGGGAGACGTTCGACTGGCAGCCCACCCACCCGAGCCTGCTCGACGACCTCGAAGCCGGAGGCTACCCCGGCTGA